The Gasterosteus aculeatus chromosome 18, fGasAcu3.hap1.1, whole genome shotgun sequence genome segment CTTTCCTCCTTGAACTAATATACCAGCTGTTTTTCAGGGGAATTTCTCACAAACCCATTAAGTGTTTGCAGTGAGCAAATAAACCAGGACTCAAGACACACAGACCTTTGCCACACCCGAACGGACCAAAGCATAACCAGCTGTCATTGGGTGGATTTTCAAAATAGACGTACATGGgtgctctccccaaaacgttgTCTCATTGTACATTGTGTACTGGCTGAATGAAGCTTCATTGTGAACCAACACACCCGGTTAAAAAGGGCAGTTTGAGGGTTATTGAGTCACATGAACCACAAACATGTCCAAGGGGCTCCAGTGGGGGTTCACTGGGCTCACAGGCAGGCAATACGGAGCTGGAGCAGCAATcccattagcttagcatagagactGAAAACAGAACTACATCAAATACACATTAGTGAGATGATCCAGCCCTTCAAGTTAAACTAAACCCTCTGCAGTCCGCAGTTTCATCTTGAACTCCTCTTAACTTCCTGCAACACACATTCACTGCTATCGCCTCAGTCAATTAATTGGTTGTTTTTCATGCTGCATTACTTATTTCCAGGAAACTTCTGAACACATATCTGGTCAACACAACATGTAAAATGAGTTCTTTTATCTAATTATTGACATGTAGACAAAGCAATGCTAACGTCATACTAAACGTGATACTAACCAGACCAAAACACTCGGCCATGGAGTTTCTGAGTGATCGCCGACGAGCCACGATGACAGAAGGTTTGTGATCAGACGGCCCCGCAGGCCGCTCGCCGAGTCGTCCCGGAGTCCAGCCCCCGTGAGGATCCGCTTGACTCCTGTGCACCGGCACCGACACGGGGATGACCAACGGCACCATGGAGGCCTGTCGGCCCGAGGAACCGTCCTCCTGCTGAGGAACCGGAGCAAAGCGAGCGGGGAGACGGGGGAAGAGAACGTGGCACAGAGATTCAGAAAAGAGGCGTGGAAAGGCAAAAGGGATTAGAGATCATTGTCATATCTGCAACActaatttaaatgcattttagcACAGCGTAGAAGGAAAGGCAGGGAAGCCCAACATCAAAGACCTCCGAACTTGTGAAAATCCAGCAGTTACAGAGAAGTAGCGCTCACTTTACTTTTACTGTGGGCAGCAAAAtcgtaataaaataaaagctaaagaaatgttttcagtgaaatgtaaatgaaggattataatttccactaacAAAATAATACAACTACACATTTCCTTAGTATTTATAAATGTCCACAGTTTCCTGGTATATCTGGTCATGCtggtggggaaaaaacaacactaaCTTCTGCTGTTGTCAgtgaaacaaatcaaatctTACAACTTATTACAACAAAATGGATACAAGAAACTTCAATCGAATGATCTAAACCCACAAACGTGCTGCTAGTTAACCACAATACAGCAGAACTGGGTGGGTGTCACATATTAAACCGGTTCTGTGTGGGTGTTGGGGCTTATTGGCGCAAGGGTTGACAGCTCAGCCCTTCCCTAGCTCTGCTAGTATGAATGACTGGGAAGGAGTCGAAGGAATGTGGAGGTGTGCAGACATGCAGCCGCTTCAACTGTACGTCCGGCATGCGCGCTCTGCACAAACACCCAGCACAAGCCCTATAACCCCGCAGGCCAGAGTACTAGACCTCCCTGttctaagaaaacaaaaacaggagtttcatttatttatgcgCCTCGTGACTTATCAAAACTGCTTAAACGGAAAATAAGGAAGCCGGTTTCTTTGGTTGTGCCACAGTTCGTTACGTTATATATCCTGAATAACGACGTTAAGTGCGTCATCTTGGTTTTACGTCGATAAGAGCAATTTTTCGAAATCCAAGAAGCCGTTTTGCAGGTCGCACCAGTATCTCGGTGTCGTGCAGGACACCACCTTGAACAGTACGACTGCACAAACGCGTCCCACCGCCTGCAGCCGGAATCAAATCAACTGACCGAAGAAAACGGTTTAGCAAGCTATAGGGAAGTCCTGCATAGAAACAAGCTCCTTCCTCTTTGTGCAGCCGCTCGCCAACTGTGCCAGATGATATCATTGTCTCTTGCAGGCATAGATTGCCTGCTATTAGCTTTCCCCCGCTTCTAAATGGGGCCTGTTTTGTCGTAAATAAAtagacaaataaacaaacagtgcCAGTGTAATGAGTGAATATTAACCTTGACCATATTTGCCGGCAGGGACTCCATTTCTGATGCCTTCTGGGCTAAAGTCTCCAAGTTGATCTCCTTAGACGCCCTCCTTCTCCGACGGATGACCCCTCCCGTTGTCACTTCCCCTCCTTTAGCAGCCTGCGGGCCCGCTGCTCCGTTCAGGGATGACGGAGGATCCTTGGACGCTTGAGACCAGATGTTGGTCGAAGGGGGTCCCAGCGGGGACTGTCCTTCTCTGGAGAGGCGGCGTGAACGCCGAGGGGCAGCCTGTGCATCCGAGGGCTCCTCTGGATTTGGGGTGAGCTTTTCAGCGCACGGATCACTTGCGACGGTCGCGTCGCACGTTTGAGCCGCTGGCTCCTGCGGCATCTCCAGCGACTGGACGTCCTCCTTGTTAGGAGCGGCGACGGGCGGGGTGTGCTCGGGAGGGTGAGAAGTTACAAAGTTTGCGGTTTGTTGCGGTTTTGGTTGCGCATGTAGTTGTGCCGCTTCTAGCTGTGGCACATTTTGTTGTTGCACTTGCTGCTGATGCATTTGCTGTATTTGTTGCTGTTGCTCCTGTATCTGTTGCTGGTGATATTGTTGCTGCATTTGCTGCAGCATTTGACGCCGTTGGAGTTGGTGCTGATGTTGCTGCaaatgttgctgctgttgcaactgaatgtgatgctgctgctgctgctgctgctgttgctgcagctgatgttgctgttgctgttgctggtggtgatggtgatgcatttgctgctgctgctgcatctgttgtagcagctgctgctgctgctgttgagttTTAGGCTGCTCGGCGTACGCCAGATTCGGCATTCCCTTGTTGCCTGGAAAAACAGAGTAATAACCTGATGAAAACTGTTGCTTGCTGGGCCTAAATGTTGCCTGGAAGGGCTGCAGCATGGACCCCTGCAAAGTGTGAGGAGGTGCGTGGGTCTGACCCTGAAGCTCCACGCCTTTGTGGGCGTGTTGGTAAGCCTGCAGCTGAGCCTGGTGCATCGCAGCCGCAGTGTGCTGATCCCACTCGAGCCCCCTCCCCTGAGCCGGAGCCTGGGGGGCATCTCTGTAAACCTCAACGGGTCCCGGGAGTTGATTTTCTCCCCCCATTGGCAGAGCTACACCCTCATGGACTCCTTTGTGGAAGGCCATTTGACCCCTGACGTTCACCCCGCCCATGTAGGGGCCAAAGTTCTGGCCCCAGGCTTGAACAGGAGCTTCCTGAGACCAGCCGGGGGCCTGCGCGGAGTCCTGGTGCATCCACTTTACTGGAGCAGCCTGTTGATAGTGCGGTAGACTTTGAGGCCCTTTCTCGGGGTTGTAAACACCAGAACCGCTGGCAGAGTCACTGTGGCTCGACTCTAACGCCGGAGGTCCCATAGCATAATAAACCTCTCCTGAATGCTGCACGGGCTCTTTCATGGCCGCGGCGCGATGCTTGCCGCTCTTGTCAGCATTAACTTGAGGAGGAAGACTCATAGTAACATACGGCAATGTGTGGGAGTCACAACTCGCAATCTTGATCTCTGAGCGGGCGAAGTGTCACTGCCTCTGTAGTGTGCTTTTTCAATGCCTGAGATTGAAGGAATTGTTTGTTCAACTGTGTACACAAAGAGGTATTTGGGAGGAAATacaaaatccccccaaaaaggaaAGTGcagggtggggaagggggggggagagcatgCAACCTCCTTCCAGAATCAAATCTGAGGTTTGCCGTCCTTTCTTCTCATCCTCGTTACGGGGCCGGACCTTGTGAGAAAAAGAAGTGGTTAGACGCTTTCTCGTTATCTTGACGACAAGCActcacattgtttgttttttttgtttgtctccccgTCGCCTCTCAGTCGCGTGCAGCGGAGAGGAAATCGAGGCCTACACGAGCCGCCGAGTCGAGCAGTCAGCAAAAGTGAAAAGCGAGTCACAAGCGCGTCTGTCGTTGCAAGCGAAACCTACGTTTACGTCCGAGTGCATGCGGACGGGACGGCGAAGACACCCGAGagaagttttatttatttaaaacaaaaaaaaacaaaaaaaacggcgACGAGGAGGCGCTTACTGTGTAGCTGCCATTTGGCATAACAAGAAATACAGGAAACGAAGGGGGCTCGTGTAACCACCAGGGCGATATCCAGTCgggttatgttaaaaaaaacacacacacacacacacacacaactgcaatAAGGAAGCGTCTGAAGAGCTGTTAGGCAACACGGCGGAAGGGCGAGCAATAAGCGAAACACAGTGTGTGGGTTGTTTGCGCTACCTTATCAATGGTGCACGGAACTCTCCATGGCCAGCTCCATGGAGTCACTTTGGTTCCGATCAAAGTCGACTGCATGCAGCTCCATGAAGGGGTTGCGCGCGCGGCGAAATGTCATAACTCGGGGACAAGTTTTCACTCGAGTTTCACTGCGCACAATATGGCGAACGGGCGTGTGCCTCACAATCCCACGAGCACAtaatccaacaacaacaacaaaaaaaaatacaaaaaaatcaagACGTGCTGGAGAGGCTCATTAACGCTGCAGTTACAATGTGGCACGCTGTATCCGTGACACCGTGCGCCTCGGCGGGGTGGGGTGCAGGGGGAGGAAACGTCCACAACTTTCCCCCCGCAGCGGCGAGTGGACCGCGCATGAGACGTGTGGAAAAACGGCGACGTGCTGCGGGCCCGGCTCTGGTATTTCCGCCGACTTTGCTAAACGAGCGTGGAGAATTCAAACGGCGCGTTTCGCTTCATCCAGAACACGCGAAACTGCGCaaacacacgggggggggggggagaaaaaaaaaagttgggcGCCGCAGAACGCCCCGCCGCAACGCAACGCACCCCGAATCGGCTCAACTCACATCCTGTTATCCAATCCGATCGTCTGGCCACGCCCATTGCTGCATCCGTGTAcgtttgatttgtttgtcaCGGCTGGCCGGAAAGCGGAGCCTCAAACTTGTCCTGCCGAAACTGCTTGTTGTGGTTTTAAACACGGTCACGTGTCTATAACGTCATTGTGATTATGCAGATTCTCCTAAAGAAAATACTATACAACTATATCGTTTTTACAGcaagtcaggaatcaggaagcatttattgccataatatgtcagacatactaagtgtgtgtaaacatttgtatgttttttttgttttgtatacatTTGAACTTGTGGTCATTACATCTCAATAGCAAATTATTCAgaataaatagatatataaCTTAACGAATTAAGGAATTCCCATtctgaaaaggaaaatatttgctTTGGCAATGCTGCAATGGTTAACATCTATTAAATAAATCCAGCCAGAGCTGTGTCCATGAGGCCTGTTGGGTTTGTGTTTGGTTTCTTGGATAATATTTTAAGACTGGGTTGACAGGAATAAAGTGTCATGTCAGGATTGCATCACTGCATCATAACTAAACTGCAAACTCCACATATGGCACATCTCAATGTGTGGGTGGAGCAATTACAAGATCATTTAGCATTAATGTTTGCAAAAG includes the following:
- the mideasa gene encoding mitotic deacetylase associated SANT domain protein a isoform X2, encoding MSLPPQVNADKSGKHRAAAMKEPVQHSGEVYYAMGPPALESSHSDSASGSGVYNPEKGPQSLPHYQQAAPVKWMHQDSAQAPGWSQEAPVQAWGQNFGPYMGGVNVRGQMAFHKGVHEGVALPMGGENQLPGPVEVYRDAPQAPAQGRGLEWDQHTAAAMHQAQLQAYQHAHKGVELQGNKGMPNLAYAEQPKTQQQQQQLLQQMQQQQQMHHHHHQQQQQQHQLQQQQQQQQQHHIQLQQQQHLQQHQHQLQRRQMLQQMQQQYHQQQIQEQQQQIQQMHQQQVQQQNVPQLEAAQLHAQPKPQQTANFVTSHPPEHTPPVAAPNKEDVQSLEMPQEPAAQTCDATVASDPCAEKLTPNPEEPSDAQAAPRRSRRLSREGQSPLGPPSTNIWSQASKDPPSSLNGAAGPQAAKGGEVTTGGVIRRRRRASKEINLETLAQKASEMESLPANMVKQEDGSSGRQASMVPLVIPVSVPVHRSQADPHGGWTPGRLGERPAGPSDHKPSVIVARRRSLRNSMAECFGLDGDGESDPGLDEDGKSKFKRRPRPEPLIIPPHKPSTFIPPSLYSSISSYQSNLRSPVRLPDNPLAMPPYTPPPILSPVREGSGLYFSAFLTNIAVSNQILPPPPTPKSATRSLLRSASSDITPPLLPLMTDATPASLEPRINIGQHYQAAIPELEDRSSSQSAQDNADLVWRPMDDSHLKHVDDMMNMACCSVLRGGGTNQELVSHCLHECGGDFLETLERLMLQDPVFPKDHPLAGYHYSGSDCWTAEEKCYFNKGISAYRKDFFMVQKLVQTKTVAQCVEFYYTYKKQVKIGRNGILTYGPPESPLEKHTEVLVDVKNSQRTKCIQGDADDNKRDVSYDSSHQATVARSLQAHDYAGTVLVIKEPEPVNKEVLHPSAPHRPPAEPAAKKSRAPAKPPPDPDAVFPCKKCGRVFYKVKSRSAHMKSHAEQEKKAAALRQKEEDEQAAADARVRKAAAAVAAAAEAANRGGNGIGESEEPDLSSQEDSSEGEDDKDEDWH
- the mideasa gene encoding mitotic deacetylase associated SANT domain protein a isoform X1; its protein translation is MSLPPQVNADKSGKHRAAAMKEPVQHSGEVYYAMGPPALESSHSDSASGSGVYNPEKGPQSLPHYQQAAPVKWMHQDSAQAPGWSQEAPVQAWGQNFGPYMGGVNVRGQMAFHKGVHEGVALPMGGENQLPGPVEVYRDAPQAPAQGRGLEWDQHTAAAMHQAQLQAYQHAHKGVELQGQTHAPPHTLQGSMLQPFQATFRPSKQQFSSGYYSVFPGNKGMPNLAYAEQPKTQQQQQQLLQQMQQQQQMHHHHHQQQQQQHQLQQQQQQQQQHHIQLQQQQHLQQHQHQLQRRQMLQQMQQQYHQQQIQEQQQQIQQMHQQQVQQQNVPQLEAAQLHAQPKPQQTANFVTSHPPEHTPPVAAPNKEDVQSLEMPQEPAAQTCDATVASDPCAEKLTPNPEEPSDAQAAPRRSRRLSREGQSPLGPPSTNIWSQASKDPPSSLNGAAGPQAAKGGEVTTGGVIRRRRRASKEINLETLAQKASEMESLPANMVKQEDGSSGRQASMVPLVIPVSVPVHRSQADPHGGWTPGRLGERPAGPSDHKPSVIVARRRSLRNSMAECFGLDGDGESDPGLDEDGKSKFKRRPRPEPLIIPPHKPSTFIPPSLYSSISSYQSNLRSPVRLPDNPLAMPPYTPPPILSPVREGSGLYFSAFLTNIAVSNQILPPPPTPKSATRSLLRSASSDITPPLLPLMTDATPASLEPRINIGQHYQAAIPELEDRSSSQSAQDNADLVWRPMDDSHLKHVDDMMNMACCSVLRGGGTNQELVSHCLHECGGDFLETLERLMLQDPVFPKDHPLAGYHYSGSDCWTAEEKCYFNKGISAYRKDFFMVQKLVQTKTVAQCVEFYYTYKKQVKIGRNGILTYGPPESPLEKHTEVLVDVKNSQRTKCIQGDADDNKRDVSYDSSHQATVARSLQAHDYAGTVLVIKEPEPVNKEVLHPSAPHRPPAEPAAKKSRAPAKPPPDPDAVFPCKKCGRVFYKVKSRSAHMKSHAEQEKKAAALRQKEEDEQAAADARVRKAAAAVAAAAEAANRGGNGIGESEEPDLSSQEDSSEGEDDKDEDWH